A region from the Thermodesulforhabdaceae bacterium genome encodes:
- a CDS encoding phenylacetate--CoA ligase, with product MEKQMISDNFWNIELETLSRDKLESLQEERFIKTVRLAWESPFYKEKLTKAGLTPDSINSLADLQKLPFTDKQDLRSSYPYGFLCVPKDRLIRVHVSSGTTGQATAIFYTRSDISAWAELMARCMYMTGARPGDVFQNMTGYGLFTGGLGFHYGAELIGLLTVPSGAGNSKRQLQLMRDFGTTVIHIIPSYALRFMDYLVEQGVDPKRDLNLRIAYLGAEPYSEEVRKRVEEFYGVKVYNSYGLSEMNGPGVAFECPYQNGMHLWEDSYIVEIINPETGEPVPEGTIGELVLTTINREGMPLLRYRTKDLTRIISGPCLCGRNHIRIDRIQGRSDDMFIIKGVNIFPIQIEQVLMAIPEVGTNYRIVLKREKNVDEMIVQVEVTDKVFVEDMRELNRLRSKIQHELRSELLVTPNVELVEPNGLPRQEGKAVRLIDLRNQQV from the coding sequence ATGGAAAAACAAATGATCTCCGACAACTTTTGGAACATCGAACTGGAGACGCTTTCAAGAGACAAATTGGAATCTCTTCAGGAAGAGCGATTTATAAAGACGGTCAGGCTTGCATGGGAATCTCCTTTTTACAAAGAAAAGTTGACCAAAGCAGGATTAACTCCCGACAGTATTAACAGTCTGGCAGACCTGCAAAAACTTCCCTTTACGGATAAACAGGATCTTCGATCATCTTATCCCTACGGATTTCTGTGTGTCCCGAAAGACCGGCTTATTCGAGTTCATGTTTCTTCTGGCACCACTGGTCAGGCAACGGCGATTTTCTACACAAGATCTGATATTTCCGCCTGGGCAGAACTCATGGCAAGATGCATGTATATGACGGGAGCTCGTCCTGGTGATGTTTTTCAAAACATGACCGGTTATGGACTTTTTACTGGAGGACTTGGCTTTCACTACGGAGCAGAACTCATAGGGCTCTTGACCGTTCCATCTGGAGCGGGTAATAGCAAACGCCAGCTCCAGCTTATGAGAGATTTTGGCACTACCGTTATCCACATTATTCCCAGTTATGCTCTGAGGTTTATGGACTATCTTGTAGAACAGGGTGTAGATCCAAAACGAGATCTGAACTTGAGAATTGCTTACCTAGGAGCTGAGCCTTATTCTGAAGAAGTCCGCAAGAGAGTGGAAGAATTTTACGGGGTCAAAGTATATAACAGCTACGGCTTGTCAGAAATGAACGGGCCCGGGGTTGCCTTTGAATGTCCCTACCAGAATGGGATGCACCTTTGGGAAGATTCTTATATAGTGGAAATTATCAATCCCGAGACCGGAGAACCTGTTCCCGAAGGCACAATAGGGGAACTGGTGTTGACCACCATCAATCGTGAAGGGATGCCTCTACTGAGATACCGCACAAAAGATCTTACCAGAATTATATCGGGTCCCTGCTTATGCGGGCGAAACCATATAAGAATAGATAGAATTCAGGGCAGATCTGATGATATGTTCATCATTAAAGGGGTCAACATCTTCCCAATTCAAATAGAACAGGTGCTCATGGCAATACCTGAAGTTGGAACAAATTACAGGATTGTATTAAAGCGGGAAAAAAATGTGGATGAGATGATCGTCCAAGTTGAAGTAACCGACAAAGTTTTTGTGGAAGATATGAGAGAACTGAATCGACTGAGAAGCAAGATCCAGCATGAACTTAGAAGTGAACTTTTAGTTACACCAAATGTTGAATTGGTAGAACCCAACGGGTTGCCGAGGCAGGAAGGGAAAGCCGTAAGACTTATTGACCTAAGAAATCAACAGGTCTAG